The following are from one region of the Rhodopirellula sp. P2 genome:
- a CDS encoding endonuclease/exonuclease/phosphatase family protein translates to MLKASGQQVPPSPNILTTPMPVDKSTAPLRVASFNVSLYGKSAGDVAKRLLAGNDSQATDLASVIQAIRPHVLLLCEIDHEPEGRTLNAFADEYLSQGDLPLEYPHRWSIPTNTGLLGQLDLDDDGDVELPTDAHGFGQYPGQYAMAILSQYPIDRDAARTFQTLRWSTMPGALRPIDPVTEQPYHSDEVWNSLRLSSKNHVDIPVLIPTLESSTLHDGRKTETIPLHVLASHPTPPVFDGAEDRNGKRNHDEIRFWNEYVTNAHADWMVDDMGTAGGLKHDSQGSPPAFVIAGDLNSDPKQGDSLRSGITNLLNNPRVQDPRPTSPQHGISTAKFGRNEIRVDYVLPSSNLDIVGSAVVWPDAQTDLGKQIRATDHRLVWIDIQWPSSN, encoded by the coding sequence ATGTTGAAAGCGTCAGGGCAACAGGTTCCGCCTTCACCCAACATTCTGACGACACCAATGCCGGTGGACAAATCAACGGCCCCCCTTCGCGTCGCTTCCTTCAATGTTTCGTTGTACGGAAAGAGCGCGGGCGACGTCGCAAAACGTTTGCTCGCGGGGAACGACTCCCAAGCCACCGATTTGGCGAGCGTGATTCAGGCCATCCGGCCCCACGTCTTGCTACTCTGTGAAATCGATCATGAACCGGAGGGGCGCACGCTGAACGCCTTCGCGGATGAGTACTTGTCTCAGGGCGATTTGCCGCTGGAGTACCCGCATCGCTGGTCGATCCCAACCAACACAGGGCTGCTTGGACAACTTGATCTGGACGACGATGGCGATGTCGAACTCCCCACCGATGCTCACGGTTTTGGTCAGTATCCCGGGCAATATGCGATGGCGATCCTCAGCCAATATCCAATCGACCGCGACGCGGCCCGCACGTTTCAAACGCTCCGCTGGTCGACAATGCCAGGTGCCTTGCGGCCGATTGATCCCGTCACCGAACAGCCCTACCACAGCGACGAGGTTTGGAACTCGCTGCGGTTGTCGAGCAAGAACCATGTCGACATTCCGGTTTTGATCCCCACCTTGGAATCTTCCACCCTACACGACGGTCGAAAGACTGAAACGATTCCGCTGCACGTGCTCGCCAGCCACCCGACTCCGCCGGTCTTCGACGGCGCAGAAGATCGCAACGGCAAACGCAATCACGATGAAATCCGATTTTGGAACGAGTACGTCACCAACGCCCATGCCGACTGGATGGTTGACGACATGGGAACCGCCGGAGGATTGAAACACGATTCCCAAGGATCACCGCCGGCGTTCGTGATCGCGGGTGATTTGAATTCCGATCCCAAACAAGGCGACAGTCTCCGCAGCGGCATCACCAACTTGCTCAACAATCCTCGGGTCCAGGACCCGCGACCGACCAGCCCGCAACACGGCATCTCCACCGCGAAATTTGGTCGCAACGAGATTCGAGTCGATTATGTGTTGCCATCCAGCAACCTTGACATCGTCGGTTCGGCCGTCGTTTGGCCGGATGCTCAAACGGACCTGGGAAAACAAATTCGCGCCACCGATCATCGTCTGGTTTGGATCGACATCCAATGGCCGAGCTCGAACTAG
- a CDS encoding FKBP-type peptidyl-prolyl cis-trans isomerase, which yields MIYRTKLTHASLAFVLAIAMLPLGCSPTARTSSPGPADPDAPTEFTTTESGLKYRILRVGSGDKPGRESFVTVDYVGWLEGGREFDSSYNRRESTDFNLSSVIPAWTEGVQLIGEGGMIELEVPPELGYGPAGNPPTIPPNATLHFKVELHDVR from the coding sequence ATGATCTATCGAACCAAGCTCACTCATGCTTCTCTGGCGTTCGTGTTGGCGATCGCGATGCTGCCCCTGGGATGCTCGCCAACGGCCCGCACCAGCTCACCAGGGCCGGCCGATCCGGATGCGCCTACGGAATTCACGACGACAGAATCGGGATTGAAGTACCGGATTCTGCGAGTGGGGTCGGGTGACAAACCCGGACGCGAAAGTTTTGTGACGGTGGACTATGTCGGCTGGCTGGAAGGTGGCCGGGAATTCGACAGTTCCTACAACCGACGCGAATCAACGGACTTCAATCTTTCCAGCGTGATCCCCGCCTGGACCGAAGGCGTGCAACTGATCGGGGAAGGCGGGATGATCGAACTGGAAGTCCCACCGGAACTCGGCTACGGACCAGCCGGCAATCCGCCCACGATCCCGCCCAACGCAACGCTGCACTTCAAAGTCGAACTGCACGACGTCCGCTGA
- a CDS encoding sugar phosphate isomerase/epimerase family protein translates to MPFRYAICNETFGDMPVEDALRIARDAGYTGWEVAPFMLADDISTFSKSDRRAYRDQIIEADMQCVGLHWLLAKTEGYHLTTRDAITRASTTAYLSDLAELCSDLGGKVMVLGSPQQRNRTEGQTIEEAMEYAAEVLQGVIPALHSHGVRIALEPLGPTEGDFLNTADQGVELARMLGDDHIGLHLDVKAMSSESKPIETVIREHADSMIHFHANDPNLLGPGMGDVPFEPIMKALADVEYDGWVSVEVFDYSPGAETLARQSIANLKSSVA, encoded by the coding sequence ATGCCTTTCCGTTACGCAATCTGCAACGAAACATTCGGTGACATGCCCGTCGAAGATGCCCTCCGCATCGCTCGGGACGCAGGCTACACCGGATGGGAAGTCGCCCCTTTCATGTTGGCCGACGACATCTCCACCTTTTCCAAATCGGATCGTCGCGCCTACCGCGACCAGATCATCGAGGCGGACATGCAGTGCGTCGGTCTGCATTGGTTGCTGGCCAAAACCGAGGGCTATCACCTGACGACGCGGGACGCGATCACGCGAGCGAGCACCACGGCTTACCTCAGCGACCTGGCGGAACTGTGTTCGGACCTGGGCGGAAAAGTCATGGTCCTTGGATCGCCGCAGCAACGCAATCGAACCGAAGGCCAGACGATCGAAGAGGCCATGGAATACGCCGCCGAGGTCCTGCAAGGCGTGATCCCGGCGCTGCACTCTCACGGCGTTCGAATCGCCCTGGAACCTCTCGGCCCGACCGAGGGTGACTTCCTGAACACGGCTGACCAAGGGGTCGAATTGGCTCGCATGCTTGGCGATGACCACATCGGTTTGCACTTGGACGTCAAAGCCATGAGCAGCGAGTCGAAGCCGATCGAAACCGTCATCCGCGAACACGCTGATTCGATGATCCATTTCCATGCCAACGATCCCAACCTGCTGGGGCCCGGCATGGGCGACGTGCCCTTCGAGCCCATCATGAAGGCTCTGGCGGACGTCGAGTACGACGGCTGGGTCAGCGTCGAAGTGTTCGACTATTCGCCGGGCGCTGAAACCTTGGCTCGCCAAAGCATTGCCAATTTGAAAAGCAGTGTTGCCTGA
- a CDS encoding RbsD/FucU family protein — protein MLLSNLIHPEISAICAAAGHHSTILIADGNYPALNKRGPNAKLVSLNLSPGLVSCDQVLKALLSAVPVEAAMTMQTETDGPYALDGDPPVWEEYRQSFQDAGSCVELQPLEKWSFYDHVITDDHVLTIQTGDQQRYANLLLTLGVRMDG, from the coding sequence ATGCTTTTGTCCAACTTGATCCACCCCGAGATTTCTGCCATTTGTGCGGCCGCTGGCCACCACAGCACCATTTTGATCGCGGACGGAAATTACCCCGCTTTGAATAAACGCGGCCCCAATGCGAAGCTGGTCAGCCTGAACCTCAGCCCTGGTTTGGTTTCCTGTGACCAAGTTCTGAAAGCGCTGCTTTCGGCGGTTCCCGTGGAAGCCGCGATGACCATGCAAACCGAAACCGACGGCCCCTACGCCCTCGATGGCGATCCACCGGTCTGGGAAGAGTACCGCCAATCATTCCAGGACGCCGGCAGCTGCGTGGAACTGCAACCGCTCGAGAAGTGGTCATTCTATGACCATGTGATCACCGATGACCATGTGCTGACGATCCAAACCGGAGACCAACAGCGCTATGCCAACCTTCTGCTCACCCTCGGTGTGCGGATGGATGGATGA
- a CDS encoding SLC13 family permease, with product MSFEKLSRWMLPIAPLVALGICFYAHQAGLSAPATACAGVAMVCAMWWIFECLHIAAVGLLPFVALPTLGVVSHRDVAVAYGHTMILLLLGGFLLSAAMERSGAHRRIAINMVRLVGGRGGKRLVLGFMLATASLSMWISNSATALMMLPIALAVLSQADDPKLRVPLLLGIAYSASVGGMATPIGTPPNVVFMGEMQTKFGVDVPFGTWMMFGLPVTLIMLPIIWWWLTRGIDDVRPVSMPGMAPIARNEILILIVFAVTAFLWVFRSSPLGGWTGLLPWDGGMIGDATIALAASLFLFICPNGLGDGERLMDWDTAAKIPWGILIMFGGGMALATGFDQSGLSVAIGHQLAFLKNAPPWLIVLSVCLLVTFLTEITSSTATAMLLLPILAALSLEVGLPPELLMLPGTISCSCAFMLPVATAPNVIVFGAGGIRTDEMARNGLFLNLIAAVVITMVSLTVAGMDWMPRLDLAPPVHESESSNESSSSAAVGLGRNHIFLASGIPTFRG from the coding sequence ATGAGCTTTGAAAAACTGTCCCGTTGGATGCTGCCGATCGCGCCGTTGGTTGCGCTCGGCATCTGCTTCTACGCTCATCAGGCTGGGTTGTCGGCACCCGCGACCGCGTGCGCTGGCGTGGCAATGGTTTGCGCGATGTGGTGGATTTTTGAGTGCCTGCACATTGCCGCGGTAGGACTGCTGCCCTTCGTGGCGCTCCCGACCCTGGGCGTGGTCAGTCACCGCGACGTTGCCGTCGCCTATGGGCACACGATGATCCTGCTGTTGCTGGGCGGCTTTCTGCTATCCGCCGCGATGGAACGCAGCGGCGCTCACCGCCGAATCGCGATCAACATGGTTCGCTTGGTCGGCGGACGCGGCGGGAAACGCTTGGTGCTGGGGTTCATGCTAGCCACCGCTTCCCTGTCGATGTGGATCAGCAACTCCGCCACCGCCCTGATGATGCTGCCGATCGCGCTGGCGGTTTTGTCCCAAGCCGACGATCCGAAACTTCGCGTCCCATTGCTGCTGGGCATTGCGTACTCGGCCAGCGTCGGTGGCATGGCGACTCCCATCGGGACGCCTCCCAACGTGGTTTTCATGGGCGAAATGCAAACCAAATTCGGTGTCGACGTCCCCTTTGGCACTTGGATGATGTTTGGCTTGCCGGTCACCCTCATCATGCTACCGATCATCTGGTGGTGGCTGACCCGCGGGATCGATGACGTTCGACCAGTCTCAATGCCGGGCATGGCACCGATTGCCCGCAACGAAATTTTGATTTTGATTGTGTTTGCGGTGACTGCCTTTCTGTGGGTCTTTCGTTCCAGTCCGCTGGGTGGATGGACGGGATTGCTGCCCTGGGACGGTGGCATGATCGGCGACGCCACCATCGCTTTGGCTGCGTCCTTGTTTCTGTTCATTTGCCCGAACGGCTTGGGTGACGGCGAACGTCTGATGGACTGGGACACCGCCGCGAAAATCCCTTGGGGGATCTTGATCATGTTCGGTGGCGGCATGGCCCTGGCCACCGGTTTTGACCAATCGGGATTGAGTGTCGCGATCGGTCACCAACTGGCATTTCTAAAGAACGCCCCGCCTTGGTTGATCGTGCTGTCGGTCTGTTTGCTCGTCACGTTCCTGACTGAAATCACCAGCAGCACAGCCACCGCGATGTTGCTGCTTCCCATCTTGGCCGCGTTGTCATTGGAAGTTGGCCTGCCGCCCGAATTGCTGATGTTGCCGGGAACGATCAGCTGTTCCTGTGCGTTCATGCTGCCCGTTGCGACGGCACCCAACGTGATCGTGTTTGGTGCCGGTGGCATCCGAACCGATGAGATGGCACGCAACGGTTTGTTCCTGAACCTGATCGCTGCCGTTGTGATTACGATGGTCTCTTTGACCGTCGCGGGAATGGACTGGATGCCGCGATTGGATCTTGCCCCACCAGTCCATGAAAGTGAATCCTCAAATGAATCCAGTTCGTCGGCGGCTGTTGGCTTGGGTCGCAATCACATCTTCCTCGCTTCTGGCATCCCCACTTTTCGCGGATGA
- a CDS encoding SMP-30/gluconolactonase/LRE family protein has protein sequence MNPVRRRLLAWVAITSSSLLASPLFADEPGSNAPAPHSRSVVQTDATLKLVGDSYKFTEGPIADDDGNVYFTDQPNDRIVRYDAATGQLTDWMSPCGRSNGLDFIAPNQLIACADANNELWSIDLRDQSHKVLIDSVDGRRFGGPNDCWVDADGAIYFTDPLYQRPYWNHKIPADNPRGVYRLSKDGKLTQVADDLVQPNGIIGDPENRQLWIADIGDKKTYRYDIAEDGTLANRKLFCEMGSDGMTLDQERNLYLTGGAGVTVFDAGGNKLETIAVPKGWTANVTFGGTGHQELFITAQDSVYTLPMRVSGLR, from the coding sequence ATGAATCCAGTTCGTCGGCGGCTGTTGGCTTGGGTCGCAATCACATCTTCCTCGCTTCTGGCATCCCCACTTTTCGCGGATGAACCTGGCTCCAACGCTCCCGCGCCCCACTCGCGTTCGGTCGTCCAAACCGACGCCACGTTGAAACTGGTGGGAGACTCTTACAAGTTCACCGAAGGCCCGATCGCCGACGATGATGGCAACGTGTACTTCACTGACCAACCCAACGACCGGATCGTTCGGTACGACGCCGCCACCGGACAGTTGACCGATTGGATGTCCCCCTGCGGTCGCAGCAACGGCCTCGACTTCATCGCACCGAATCAGTTGATCGCCTGTGCCGACGCCAACAACGAACTGTGGTCGATCGATCTTCGCGATCAGTCGCACAAGGTTCTGATCGATTCGGTCGACGGACGTCGCTTTGGTGGCCCCAATGATTGCTGGGTCGACGCTGACGGTGCCATCTACTTCACCGACCCGCTCTACCAACGTCCCTACTGGAACCACAAAATCCCCGCGGACAATCCACGCGGCGTTTATCGTTTGTCCAAGGACGGGAAGCTGACCCAGGTGGCGGATGATTTGGTCCAGCCCAACGGGATCATCGGCGACCCCGAAAACCGCCAGCTTTGGATCGCCGACATCGGGGACAAAAAGACCTATCGCTACGACATCGCGGAAGACGGAACGCTCGCCAATCGCAAACTGTTCTGTGAGATGGGCAGTGACGGCATGACGCTGGACCAAGAGCGCAACCTTTACCTGACCGGCGGTGCCGGAGTGACCGTCTTCGATGCCGGCGGGAACAAGCTGGAAACAATTGCCGTTCCCAAGGGCTGGACCGCGAACGTGACCTTCGGCGGCACAGGGCACCAAGAACTGTTCATCACCGCCCAAGATTCTGTGTACACGCTTCCCATGCGAGTCAGCGGCTTGCGCTGA
- a CDS encoding DUF1552 domain-containing protein — protein sequence MKDSMNVPPAPNQPNSIVQVGSSRLSRRTMLRASGLALGLPLLEAMTPAGRSAYASKEALQITDASRPVRMACVFFPNGVIQPSWRPTVDGDNWEMGETLKPLEAYKDKLNVISNLTHENGRAGKDGAGDHARGGSTFLTAARPVKTSSNIRLGISLDQVAATALAGQTRLPSIELGLTGSRNAGSCDSGYSCAYSSNISWKNESQPMPKETIPRLAFERMFGSGDAALERKQRMARKSILDVVRDDAERLMKQVGKTDKRKLDEYFTSVREIETRIEQTEAEDRKSLPDLEVPMGRVTAFREHARLMYDLMVVGFQTDTTRVATFMLDTAGGNRTYPEIGVKEAHHGLSHHRNKTETVEKIQKIDQYLVEQFAYFLEKMESVQEGDGTLLDNSMVLYGSGLGDGNRHTHHDLPIVLAGGGGGQIKTGRYLQVAEETPMANLFLSMLDVVGTPAEQIGDSTGRVDLS from the coding sequence ATGAAAGACTCGATGAACGTCCCCCCTGCTCCCAATCAGCCCAACTCGATTGTTCAAGTGGGATCGTCCCGGTTGAGCCGACGAACGATGCTGCGTGCATCCGGGTTGGCTCTTGGTTTGCCGTTGCTTGAGGCGATGACGCCGGCTGGTCGAAGTGCCTATGCGTCGAAGGAGGCACTGCAAATCACGGACGCTTCGCGTCCGGTTCGCATGGCTTGCGTGTTCTTCCCCAACGGAGTCATTCAGCCGTCTTGGCGTCCCACGGTGGATGGGGACAACTGGGAAATGGGCGAGACGCTCAAACCGTTGGAAGCCTACAAAGACAAACTCAACGTGATCTCGAACTTGACCCACGAGAACGGACGGGCTGGCAAAGATGGTGCCGGCGACCACGCTCGCGGTGGATCGACTTTCTTGACGGCGGCGCGGCCTGTCAAAACCAGCAGCAACATTCGGCTGGGCATCTCGCTTGACCAAGTCGCCGCAACGGCGCTGGCGGGACAAACTCGGTTGCCTTCGATCGAACTCGGTTTGACCGGCAGTCGCAACGCTGGCAGTTGTGACTCGGGGTACAGCTGTGCTTACTCTTCGAACATTTCCTGGAAGAACGAATCGCAGCCGATGCCCAAGGAAACCATTCCGCGGCTGGCGTTCGAACGGATGTTCGGTTCCGGTGACGCGGCCTTGGAACGCAAGCAACGGATGGCTCGAAAGAGCATCCTGGACGTGGTCCGTGACGATGCTGAACGTTTGATGAAACAGGTCGGCAAGACCGACAAACGCAAGCTTGATGAGTACTTCACCAGCGTTCGCGAAATTGAGACTCGGATTGAACAAACCGAAGCCGAAGACCGCAAATCATTGCCTGATTTGGAGGTCCCAATGGGACGCGTGACCGCGTTCCGCGAGCACGCTCGGTTGATGTATGACCTGATGGTCGTTGGCTTCCAAACCGATACCACGCGAGTCGCAACTTTCATGCTGGACACCGCCGGTGGCAATCGCACCTACCCTGAAATTGGCGTGAAGGAAGCTCACCACGGGTTGAGTCACCACCGCAACAAGACTGAGACCGTCGAGAAGATCCAAAAGATCGATCAGTATCTCGTGGAGCAATTCGCATATTTCCTTGAGAAAATGGAATCGGTGCAAGAGGGCGACGGCACCTTGCTGGACAATTCGATGGTGCTTTACGGCAGTGGACTGGGCGATGGGAATCGTCACACCCACCATGATTTGCCGATCGTGTTGGCTGGTGGTGGCGGAGGTCAGATCAAGACGGGCCGGTACCTGCAAGTCGCCGAGGAAACTCCCATGGCAAACTTGTTCCTCAGCATGCTCGACGTGGTCGGCACACCAGCCGAACAAATCGGTGACAGCACTGGCCGGGTGGATCTGTCGTAA
- a CDS encoding DUF1592 domain-containing protein, translating to MRSNRILPGTRWPRVLLSLASALALLAFSTANADEDTPAESTPSEPLTVDLSNWETTGFLKLEEFCLDCHNADYQEAEVDLSLLSTADKVRDNSELAMHSISMIRFGAMPPEDSALPTIEERRELADQLDDLVFHATCDLRPKPGRVTARRLNRAEYNNAIRDLFGVDLRPADQFPSDEVGGGFDNNADVLSLSTMLMEKYLKAGESVASAVIVDPATLPSLKKTFADQTLHTIGEAKLASFGEWFIRGDGMVWVEVEVPIEGEYSFDIRGGTNVVRSAMNPSDDDSGEKDEAENDKKEVNDKVNRCVMVHDEEGRLIEILDFNYQEKSGPTDGESFRKTLKPGKHRFFFSPTDTWADELPKAEDRQDPWRIGESISERVQGFTDAELAKTVLPAGEKIEIDRRISSEEFNFKFKTVSIDGPSAHTRQDLPKTQKQLIPRMARQRGDRWEDVLKAAEVNLEPLMRRAFRREVSEEEVQRYAKLVEDATNRQESFYVGMQQAITAILCSPSFLFRIELPESDEARELAASGEAVPLSSAQLASRLSFFLWSSLPDEALLNAAKKNELIDESKRRDQLRRMLDDPKSNSLGEQFATQWFGLGNLNARDMAAFGGNEEGPSITVDDLAAETHALFDHVLKNNLPVTELLTADYTFVNDSLADWYGVELPNPKEANQLQKVSLADAGRRGILGHAGVLTLTSYPTRNSPVLRGKWILENVLGTPPPEAPPNVPELEATRAASADATLREQLELHRADPGCASCHRVMDALGFGLETMDHLGRLRPPSDPSVADATGELPGGRSFRGAMELSEMLARTEGRRFADTTVRRLLSFAIGRELRPADRCFVEVILNDAESDGFRLRDLVEGVINSPPFLSTSVPTS from the coding sequence ATGAGATCCAATCGCATCCTGCCGGGAACTCGATGGCCTCGCGTGTTGTTATCGCTCGCGAGTGCACTGGCTTTGTTGGCATTTTCAACAGCCAACGCCGACGAGGACACCCCCGCCGAATCCACGCCGAGTGAACCGTTGACGGTTGATCTTTCCAATTGGGAAACCACTGGTTTTCTGAAGTTGGAAGAGTTCTGTCTCGATTGCCACAACGCGGACTATCAAGAAGCTGAAGTCGATCTGTCGCTGCTCAGCACCGCCGACAAGGTTCGCGACAACAGCGAGTTGGCGATGCACTCGATCAGCATGATTCGGTTCGGCGCGATGCCGCCGGAAGACTCGGCGCTGCCAACCATCGAAGAGCGTCGTGAACTGGCTGACCAGTTGGACGATTTGGTCTTTCACGCGACCTGTGATTTGCGTCCCAAGCCCGGACGGGTGACGGCGCGTCGTTTGAACCGCGCGGAATACAACAACGCGATTCGGGATCTGTTTGGGGTGGATCTGCGTCCCGCGGATCAATTTCCGTCGGATGAAGTTGGTGGTGGCTTCGACAACAACGCCGATGTGTTGTCGCTGTCGACGATGTTGATGGAAAAGTACCTGAAAGCGGGTGAGTCCGTGGCTTCGGCAGTGATCGTTGATCCAGCCACCCTTCCGTCGCTCAAAAAGACTTTTGCAGACCAGACTCTGCACACGATCGGTGAAGCCAAGCTGGCCTCGTTCGGCGAATGGTTCATTCGTGGCGACGGCATGGTTTGGGTCGAGGTCGAGGTTCCGATCGAAGGCGAATACTCGTTCGACATTCGCGGCGGCACGAACGTGGTGCGATCGGCGATGAATCCGTCCGACGACGATTCAGGCGAGAAGGACGAAGCGGAAAACGACAAGAAAGAGGTCAACGACAAGGTCAATCGTTGTGTGATGGTGCACGACGAAGAGGGGCGGTTGATCGAGATTCTGGATTTCAACTACCAAGAAAAGAGCGGGCCAACAGATGGCGAGTCGTTTCGGAAAACGTTGAAACCCGGCAAGCATCGGTTCTTCTTTTCACCGACCGACACCTGGGCTGATGAACTGCCCAAGGCCGAAGATCGCCAGGATCCGTGGCGAATCGGAGAATCGATTTCAGAACGTGTGCAGGGATTCACGGATGCAGAACTCGCCAAGACCGTGTTGCCCGCCGGAGAAAAGATCGAAATCGATCGCCGGATTTCCAGCGAAGAATTCAATTTCAAGTTCAAGACAGTTTCGATCGACGGTCCCTCGGCTCACACTCGCCAGGATCTTCCGAAGACCCAGAAACAGCTGATCCCACGAATGGCTCGTCAGCGTGGCGATCGTTGGGAAGACGTGCTCAAGGCGGCGGAAGTCAATTTGGAACCATTGATGCGACGCGCGTTTCGTCGCGAAGTCAGCGAAGAGGAAGTCCAGAGATACGCGAAGTTGGTGGAAGACGCCACCAATCGGCAGGAGTCGTTTTATGTCGGGATGCAACAAGCCATCACCGCGATTCTGTGTTCGCCGAGTTTCCTGTTCCGCATTGAGCTTCCAGAGTCGGACGAAGCCCGTGAATTGGCTGCGTCGGGGGAGGCCGTTCCGCTGTCCTCCGCTCAGCTGGCTAGCCGGTTGTCGTTCTTCCTGTGGAGCAGTCTTCCGGACGAGGCGTTGTTGAACGCCGCAAAGAAAAATGAGTTGATTGACGAGTCCAAACGTCGGGATCAACTTCGGCGGATGTTGGACGACCCCAAGTCGAATTCATTGGGCGAGCAATTCGCGACGCAGTGGTTTGGTCTGGGCAACCTGAACGCTCGCGACATGGCGGCGTTTGGTGGCAATGAAGAAGGTCCGTCGATCACCGTCGATGACTTGGCCGCCGAGACGCACGCGTTGTTCGACCATGTGTTGAAGAACAATCTGCCGGTCACCGAATTGCTGACTGCGGACTACACGTTCGTCAACGATTCGTTGGCGGATTGGTATGGCGTTGAACTGCCGAATCCGAAGGAAGCGAATCAGCTGCAAAAGGTTTCTCTGGCGGATGCCGGTCGACGTGGCATTTTGGGCCACGCCGGTGTGCTGACGCTGACCAGCTATCCAACGCGGAACTCACCGGTTTTGCGAGGGAAATGGATTCTCGAAAACGTGCTGGGGACGCCACCGCCGGAAGCACCGCCAAACGTGCCTGAGCTCGAAGCCACCCGCGCGGCTTCGGCCGATGCGACTTTACGTGAACAGTTGGAATTGCACCGCGCTGATCCCGGTTGCGCCTCCTGCCACCGTGTCATGGATGCGTTGGGATTTGGTTTGGAAACGATGGATCACCTTGGTCGACTTCGTCCGCCCAGTGACCCATCGGTCGCCGATGCCACCGGTGAACTGCCGGGTGGGCGTTCTTTCCGGGGCGCGATGGAATTGAGTGAAATGTTAGCCAGAACAGAAGGCCGACGTTTTGCCGATACAACTGTTCGACGGTTGCTTTCGTTCGCCATCGGTCGTGAATTGCGACCGGCCGACCGATGCTTTGTCGAAGTCATTTTGAACGACGCCGAAAGCGATGGTTTCCGATTGCGAGACCTTGTGGAAGGTGTCATCAACAGCCCTCCGTTTTTGTCCACCAGCGTCCCTACCTCTTGA
- a CDS encoding SPFH domain-containing protein: MGLFDLIRSELIDIIEWIDDTQHTLMWRFPRHDNEIKNGAQLIVRPGQTAVFVYKGEIADIYPPGHYQLTTDNMPVMTTLQGWKYGFNSPFKAEVYFVSTRQLTDLKWGTPNPIMLRDPEFGPIRIRAFGTYALRAVDPKALLLEVVGTNGEFGADDVNVLLRSIIQSSFADLIGSSQIAALDLASNYEQLAAQLRERVVEKIDDEYGLDCTQLFIVNISLPESVEKALDTRTSMGVIGDMNRFQQYQMGQAMTSAAENGGGGGAAEGLGLGLGVAMAGRMLPGAMPPGAAAPAASPAGPPPPPAATAWYVAKDGVTHGPFTADQVRAGIGSGEMGAESMVWATGMSGWLMAKDVPALAPMLAAGSPPPPPPAN; this comes from the coding sequence GTGGGATTGTTTGATCTGATTCGTTCCGAGTTGATTGATATCATCGAATGGATCGATGACACACAGCACACATTGATGTGGCGGTTCCCTCGGCACGACAACGAAATCAAAAATGGGGCGCAATTGATCGTGCGTCCCGGCCAAACCGCCGTCTTTGTTTACAAAGGCGAAATCGCTGACATCTACCCTCCCGGGCATTACCAACTGACGACGGACAACATGCCCGTCATGACGACCCTGCAAGGTTGGAAGTACGGGTTCAACAGCCCGTTCAAAGCCGAAGTCTACTTCGTCAGCACTCGCCAGCTCACCGATCTGAAATGGGGAACCCCCAACCCGATCATGCTGCGTGACCCCGAGTTCGGCCCGATCCGAATTCGGGCCTTCGGAACCTACGCCTTGCGTGCAGTCGATCCCAAAGCGTTGCTGCTGGAGGTGGTCGGCACCAACGGTGAATTCGGGGCCGACGACGTCAACGTCTTGTTGCGATCGATCATCCAATCGTCGTTTGCGGATCTGATCGGGTCGTCGCAAATCGCAGCCTTGGATCTGGCCAGCAATTACGAACAACTTGCCGCCCAACTTCGCGAGCGTGTGGTCGAAAAGATCGACGACGAATACGGGCTGGATTGCACCCAGTTGTTCATTGTCAACATTTCGTTGCCCGAGTCCGTCGAGAAGGCTCTGGACACGCGAACCAGCATGGGCGTGATCGGCGACATGAACCGGTTCCAGCAGTACCAAATGGGCCAAGCCATGACGTCCGCCGCCGAAAATGGTGGCGGCGGTGGAGCAGCCGAAGGCCTGGGACTGGGCCTCGGTGTCGCCATGGCCGGACGCATGTTGCCGGGCGCCATGCCCCCCGGTGCCGCAGCGCCCGCCGCCAGCCCTGCCGGACCTCCACCACCTCCCGCCGCGACCGCTTGGTATGTGGCCAAAGACGGTGTGACACACGGCCCGTTCACTGCCGACCAAGTCCGTGCCGGAATCGGAAGCGGCGAAATGGGAGCCGAATCCATGGTTTGGGCGACCGGAATGAGCGGTTGGCTGATGGCCAAGGATGTTCCCGCCCTGGCACCCATGCTGGCCGCCGGCAGCCCACCGCCTCCACCGCCCGCCAACTGA